In Bacillus sp. KH172YL63, one genomic interval encodes:
- the trxA gene encoding thioredoxin, with protein MAITHSTDQTFTTDTNSGLVLADFWAPWCGPCKMIAPVLEELDSDMGDKVKIVKVDVDENQETAGKYGVMSIPTLVVLKDGEVVDKVIGFQPKEALAELLNKHV; from the coding sequence ATGGCTATTACACATTCTACTGATCAAACATTCACAACTGATACAAATTCCGGACTGGTACTTGCGGATTTCTGGGCACCTTGGTGTGGACCTTGTAAAATGATCGCTCCAGTTCTTGAAGAACTTGATAGCGATATGGGTGACAAAGTGAAAATCGTCAAAGTCGACGTTGATGAAAACCAGGAAACAGCAGGTAAATACGGGGTTATGAGTATCCCGACACTGGTTGTCCTGAAAGACGGCGAAGTAGTAGACAAAGTCATCGGTTTCCAACCTAAGGAAGCTCTTGCTGAATTATTGAACAAACACGTATAA